In Tursiops truncatus isolate mTurTru1 chromosome 19, mTurTru1.mat.Y, whole genome shotgun sequence, a genomic segment contains:
- the SPMIP8 gene encoding sperm microtubule inner protein 8 produces the protein MACIINLVPWEDGSTHVYASPATLRPVARRRNKLAGVKQQLYHPALPSLRRMDMDSVRACLSDEHCQSATYCSKDDFDNAYFTLLSVPNKSLQCLDITATSQRLRNRCREGKLAPIAPGINRVDWPTFTRAIEDWSRFVSSAGECKLPCPSKKVESFSGNAVRYLKPEVTQNWRFCLNQNPSLDRYGQKPLPFDSLNAIRRFGSIYSRVNYLMTPWR, from the exons ATGGCCTGCATCATCAACCTGGTGCCCTGGGAGGACGGTTCCACCCATGTGTACGCATCCCCGGCCACCCTGCGGCCCGTGGCACGGCGGCGCAACAAGCTGGCCGGCGTGAAGCAGCAGCTCtaccacccagccctgcccagcctgcGCCGCATGGACATGGACTCCGTCAGGGCCTGCCTTTCCGACGAGCACTGCCAGTCCGCCACCTACTGCAGCAAAG aTGACTTTGACAATGCCTACTTCACACTCCTCAGTGTCCCCAACAAATCCCTGCAGTGCTTG GACATCACGGCGACCAGCCAGAGGCTCCGAAATAGGTGCCGCGAGGGAAAGCTGGCGCCCATCGCACCGGGCATCAACAGGGTCGACTGGCCCACCTTCACGCGCGCCATCGAGGACTGGTCCCGCTTCGTGTCCTCTGCCGGCGAATGCAAGCTGCCCTGCCCGAGCAAGAAGG TCGAGAGTTTCAGCGGCAATGCGGTGCGGTACTTGAAGCCGGAGGTGACCCAGAACTGGCGG TTCTGTCTTAACCAGAATCCCAGCCTGGATCGCTATGGACAGAAGCCCCTGCCTTTCGACTCCCT GAATGCTATCCGACGCTTCGGCTCGATCTACAG TCGTGTCAACTACCTGATGACCCCCTGGCGTTGA